From Carya illinoinensis cultivar Pawnee chromosome 5, C.illinoinensisPawnee_v1, whole genome shotgun sequence, one genomic window encodes:
- the LOC122309102 gene encoding G-type lectin S-receptor-like serine/threonine-protein kinase LECRK4 isoform X2 — protein MNQLFTVDHHVGLRLVLSLLPMAPTTLANIHRPLLHLLLLLLVLVMVSHIPSAMSQAFNNVTAGYYLVATNECVPWTSPSGDFAFGFCSLPGQEDQFLLAIWFATIPEKTIVWSANRDYPADRDSIVKLTTAGQLVLTKSDGLPLWASDNPGNVPISHGAMLDTGNFVITSTNSSIIWESFKNPTNTILPAQVFGVGNSLLSSRSESNFQQDRNVLELILDKSGYLQIRNSPSGDISNLTTESVVNGEESYYRATLDFDGVFRLYAHPKKFNNGNRSWSTVRSVPENICLSILDYLGSGPCGYNSICALAPDGKTDCNCPPGFSLMDVSDKYGGCKPDNTSYMQQCDQKGSVIAEEYYELLDMKFVDWPLAAYDLLQPTTEFECRTSCLRDCFCAVAIFQDPKYNYGIGRCWKKKLPLSNGRLNMSTVDRKALFKTLKSEYNSSSQNPNHPNPGGGKQNKEILILAVLLGASVFLNLFSLASIFLVVCCMWQRKLPNFYSILNTKDPDMNMRSFTYKELEEATDGFKEELGRGSFGNVYKGVLVSSYSKKVAVKKLDKVLKDGEKDFKTEVTVIGQTHHKNLVRLVGYCDEGEHRLLVYEFMYNGSLSSFLFGVLRPSWQRRMQIASGIARGLVYLHEECSTQIIHCDIKPQNILLDDSFTPKISDFGLAKLLMNHQTRTLTGIRGTKGYVAPEWFRNTPVTVKVDVYSFGVMLLEIICCRRCVEIEMEKAAILIEWAYECYSEGKLEKLVENDEEALSDLRMVQKSVKVAIWCVQDLPSLRPSMREVTHMLEGILEVSAPPCPFLYSSMSGSDR, from the exons ATGAATCAACTCTTTACAGTCGACCACCACGTGGGACTCAGATTGGTTCTCTCTCTTTTGCCAATGGCTCCTACAACACTTGCTAATATTCATCGTCCTttgcttcatcttcttcttcttcttcttgtcctTGTTATGGTCTCCCATATTCCTTCTGCAATGTCTCAAGCTTTTAACAACGTAACTGCGGGTTATTATCTCGTTGCCACTAACGAATGCGTCCCTTGGACTTCACCATCTGGAGATTTTGCATTCGGATTCTGCAGCCTTCCAGGTCAAGAAGACCAGTTCCTTCTCGCAATCTGGTTCGCTACGATACCAGAAAAAACCATAGTTTGGTCTGCAAACAGAGATTACCCAGCAGATCGAGATTCAATCGTGAAGCTAACCACCGCCGGACAGCTTGTGCTCACAAAATCAGATGGGTTGCCGTTGTGGGCTTCTGACAACCCTGGAAATGTTCCGATATCTCACGGGGCCATGCTCGACACTGGAAACTTCGTAATAACGAGCACAAACTCAAGCATCATATGGGAGAGCTTCAAGAATCCGACCAACACCATTTTACCAGCCCAAGTATTCGGTGTGGGGAACAGCCTTCTGTCTAGTCGATCCGAAAGCAATTTCCAGCAGG ATCGGAACGTTTTAGAGCTGATATTGGACAAGTCAGGCTATCTACAAATCAGAAACTCGCCCAGTGGAGATATATCGAATCTTACAACAGAGAGCGTGGTCAATGGGGAGGAGTCATACTACAGGGCAACACTTGATTTTGATGGAGTTTTCAGACTCTATGCTCACCCAAAGAAATTCAATAATGGCAACCGAAGCTGGTCCACTGTCAGGTCTGTTCCTGAAAACATCTGCCTCAGCATTTTAGACTATTTAGGAAGTGGCCCTTGTGGGTATAACAGTATCTGTGCATTGGCTCCAGATGGTAAGACAGATTGCAATTGCCCCCCTGGGTTTTCTCTCATGGATGTAAGTGACAAGTATGGTGGCTGCAAACCAGACAATACAAGCTATATGCAGCAATGTGACCAGAAGGGATCTGTGATTGCAGAGGAATACTATGAATTATTGGACATGAAGTTCGTGGATTGGCCTTTAGCTGCTTATGACCTGCTGCAACCTACAACAGAATTTGAATGCAGGACATCTTGTCTGCGTGATTGTTTTTGTGCAGTCGCCATTTTCCAGGACCCAAAGTATAATTATGGTATTGGAAGATGTTGGAAGAAGAAATTACCGCTTTCTAACGGCAGATTGAACATGAGTACCGTTGATAGAAAAGCTCTGTTCAAGACATTGAAATCAGAATATAATAGCTCTTCCCAGAATCCGAATCATCCGAATCCCGGCGGAGGAAAGcagaataaagaaatattaatccTCGCTGTACTCCTAGGCGCATCTGTATTTTTGAACTTGTTTTCTTTAGCTTCAATTTTTCTAGTTGTCTGTTGCATGTGGCAGCGAAAACTACCGAACTTCTACAGTATCTTAAACACAAAAGACCCAGACATGAATATGCGTTCTTTTACATACAAAGAGCTTGAAGAAGCCACTGATGGGTTCAAAGAAGAATTGGGCAGGGGTTCTTTTGGCAATGTTTACAAAGGGGTGTTGGTATCGAGTTACAGCAAAAAAGTTGCAGTCAAGAAATTAGACAAAGTTTTGAAGGATGGAGAGAAGGATTTCAAAACTGAGGTGACTGTGATCGGCCAAACTCACCATAAGAATCTGGTCCGGTTGGTTGGCTACTGTGACGAAGGTGAACACCGACTTTTGGTGTACGAGTTTATGTACAATGGCTCGTTGTCGAGTTTTCTCTTTGGGGTTTTAAGACCAAGTTGGCAACGAAGAATGCAGATTGCATCAGGAATTGCTAGAGGTCTTGTGTACTTGCATGAAGAATGCAGCACTCAAATCATTCACTGCGACATAAAGCCTCAAAACATACTCTTGGACGATTCTTTTACGCCCAAAATTTCAGACTTCGGATTGGCAAAACTACTGATGAACCACCAGACTCGGACTCTCACCGGGATTAGGGGGACTAAAGGGTATGTTGCACCAGAGTGGTTCAGGAACACACCTGTCACTGTAAAGGTGGATGTCTATAGTTTTGGAGTCATGCTGTTGGAGATCATTTGCTGCAGAAGATGTGTGGAAATTGAGATGGAGAAGGCAGCAATACTAATCGAATGGGCTTACGAATGCTATAGCGAAGGGAAGTTGGAGAAATTGGTGGAAAATGATGAAGAGGCTTTGAGTGATTTGAGGATGGTGCAGAAGTCGGTGAAAGTGGCAATTTGGTGTGTTCAGGATCTGCCATCATTGAGGCCATCCATGAGAGAAGTCACTCACATGCTAGAAGGCATTCTTGAGGTTTCTGCACCTCCATGTCCTTTCCTCTACAGCTCAATGTCCGGATCCGATCGTTAG
- the LOC122309102 gene encoding G-type lectin S-receptor-like serine/threonine-protein kinase LECRK4 isoform X1, with the protein MNQLFTVDHHVGLRLVLSLLPMAPTTLANIHRPLLHLLLLLLVLVMVSHIPSAMSQAFNNVTAGYYLVATNECVPWTSPSGDFAFGFCSLPGQEDQFLLAIWFATIPEKTIVWSANRDYPADRDSIVKLTTAGQLVLTKSDGLPLWASDNPGNVPISHGAMLDTGNFVITSTNSSIIWESFKNPTNTILPAQVFGVGNSLLSSRSESNFQQGKFQLRLTGNYDLMLNQINVYTENPYDAYYIDRNVLELILDKSGYLQIRNSPSGDISNLTTESVVNGEESYYRATLDFDGVFRLYAHPKKFNNGNRSWSTVRSVPENICLSILDYLGSGPCGYNSICALAPDGKTDCNCPPGFSLMDVSDKYGGCKPDNTSYMQQCDQKGSVIAEEYYELLDMKFVDWPLAAYDLLQPTTEFECRTSCLRDCFCAVAIFQDPKYNYGIGRCWKKKLPLSNGRLNMSTVDRKALFKTLKSEYNSSSQNPNHPNPGGGKQNKEILILAVLLGASVFLNLFSLASIFLVVCCMWQRKLPNFYSILNTKDPDMNMRSFTYKELEEATDGFKEELGRGSFGNVYKGVLVSSYSKKVAVKKLDKVLKDGEKDFKTEVTVIGQTHHKNLVRLVGYCDEGEHRLLVYEFMYNGSLSSFLFGVLRPSWQRRMQIASGIARGLVYLHEECSTQIIHCDIKPQNILLDDSFTPKISDFGLAKLLMNHQTRTLTGIRGTKGYVAPEWFRNTPVTVKVDVYSFGVMLLEIICCRRCVEIEMEKAAILIEWAYECYSEGKLEKLVENDEEALSDLRMVQKSVKVAIWCVQDLPSLRPSMREVTHMLEGILEVSAPPCPFLYSSMSGSDR; encoded by the coding sequence ATGAATCAACTCTTTACAGTCGACCACCACGTGGGACTCAGATTGGTTCTCTCTCTTTTGCCAATGGCTCCTACAACACTTGCTAATATTCATCGTCCTttgcttcatcttcttcttcttcttcttgtcctTGTTATGGTCTCCCATATTCCTTCTGCAATGTCTCAAGCTTTTAACAACGTAACTGCGGGTTATTATCTCGTTGCCACTAACGAATGCGTCCCTTGGACTTCACCATCTGGAGATTTTGCATTCGGATTCTGCAGCCTTCCAGGTCAAGAAGACCAGTTCCTTCTCGCAATCTGGTTCGCTACGATACCAGAAAAAACCATAGTTTGGTCTGCAAACAGAGATTACCCAGCAGATCGAGATTCAATCGTGAAGCTAACCACCGCCGGACAGCTTGTGCTCACAAAATCAGATGGGTTGCCGTTGTGGGCTTCTGACAACCCTGGAAATGTTCCGATATCTCACGGGGCCATGCTCGACACTGGAAACTTCGTAATAACGAGCACAAACTCAAGCATCATATGGGAGAGCTTCAAGAATCCGACCAACACCATTTTACCAGCCCAAGTATTCGGTGTGGGGAACAGCCTTCTGTCTAGTCGATCCGAAAGCAATTTCCAGCAGGGTAAATTTCAGCTCCGTTTAACTGGTAATTATGATCTGATGCTTAATCAAATCAATGTATATACCGAAAACCCTTATGACGCCTACTATATAGATCGGAACGTTTTAGAGCTGATATTGGACAAGTCAGGCTATCTACAAATCAGAAACTCGCCCAGTGGAGATATATCGAATCTTACAACAGAGAGCGTGGTCAATGGGGAGGAGTCATACTACAGGGCAACACTTGATTTTGATGGAGTTTTCAGACTCTATGCTCACCCAAAGAAATTCAATAATGGCAACCGAAGCTGGTCCACTGTCAGGTCTGTTCCTGAAAACATCTGCCTCAGCATTTTAGACTATTTAGGAAGTGGCCCTTGTGGGTATAACAGTATCTGTGCATTGGCTCCAGATGGTAAGACAGATTGCAATTGCCCCCCTGGGTTTTCTCTCATGGATGTAAGTGACAAGTATGGTGGCTGCAAACCAGACAATACAAGCTATATGCAGCAATGTGACCAGAAGGGATCTGTGATTGCAGAGGAATACTATGAATTATTGGACATGAAGTTCGTGGATTGGCCTTTAGCTGCTTATGACCTGCTGCAACCTACAACAGAATTTGAATGCAGGACATCTTGTCTGCGTGATTGTTTTTGTGCAGTCGCCATTTTCCAGGACCCAAAGTATAATTATGGTATTGGAAGATGTTGGAAGAAGAAATTACCGCTTTCTAACGGCAGATTGAACATGAGTACCGTTGATAGAAAAGCTCTGTTCAAGACATTGAAATCAGAATATAATAGCTCTTCCCAGAATCCGAATCATCCGAATCCCGGCGGAGGAAAGcagaataaagaaatattaatccTCGCTGTACTCCTAGGCGCATCTGTATTTTTGAACTTGTTTTCTTTAGCTTCAATTTTTCTAGTTGTCTGTTGCATGTGGCAGCGAAAACTACCGAACTTCTACAGTATCTTAAACACAAAAGACCCAGACATGAATATGCGTTCTTTTACATACAAAGAGCTTGAAGAAGCCACTGATGGGTTCAAAGAAGAATTGGGCAGGGGTTCTTTTGGCAATGTTTACAAAGGGGTGTTGGTATCGAGTTACAGCAAAAAAGTTGCAGTCAAGAAATTAGACAAAGTTTTGAAGGATGGAGAGAAGGATTTCAAAACTGAGGTGACTGTGATCGGCCAAACTCACCATAAGAATCTGGTCCGGTTGGTTGGCTACTGTGACGAAGGTGAACACCGACTTTTGGTGTACGAGTTTATGTACAATGGCTCGTTGTCGAGTTTTCTCTTTGGGGTTTTAAGACCAAGTTGGCAACGAAGAATGCAGATTGCATCAGGAATTGCTAGAGGTCTTGTGTACTTGCATGAAGAATGCAGCACTCAAATCATTCACTGCGACATAAAGCCTCAAAACATACTCTTGGACGATTCTTTTACGCCCAAAATTTCAGACTTCGGATTGGCAAAACTACTGATGAACCACCAGACTCGGACTCTCACCGGGATTAGGGGGACTAAAGGGTATGTTGCACCAGAGTGGTTCAGGAACACACCTGTCACTGTAAAGGTGGATGTCTATAGTTTTGGAGTCATGCTGTTGGAGATCATTTGCTGCAGAAGATGTGTGGAAATTGAGATGGAGAAGGCAGCAATACTAATCGAATGGGCTTACGAATGCTATAGCGAAGGGAAGTTGGAGAAATTGGTGGAAAATGATGAAGAGGCTTTGAGTGATTTGAGGATGGTGCAGAAGTCGGTGAAAGTGGCAATTTGGTGTGTTCAGGATCTGCCATCATTGAGGCCATCCATGAGAGAAGTCACTCACATGCTAGAAGGCATTCTTGAGGTTTCTGCACCTCCATGTCCTTTCCTCTACAGCTCAATGTCCGGATCCGATCGTTAG